One Lactobacillus sp. ESL0785 DNA window includes the following coding sequences:
- a CDS encoding DUF6612 family protein translates to MKFKKILIAFILASGLGISLNQPQTTAAMTKHQVITNIKKDIKTIHSGQLKQNIVAHYSGLNEAITSTAAFTNRPLLIHVNNQTLYNNKTTQTDEWLEPATKRLYTRSNNQWYYKKLPANYQTAANSLSSKAISKPLQQFINQSSKTAKLKKHGKTYTLSANIADKKWFIKTISNLLTTKLNKTQLKDVKKHLKFKKIHVVLTVKGKKLIAAKAKVNLTYAKVLKATINENLSQIGNFNNLTLPSAVKNAAKLPAN, encoded by the coding sequence ATGAAATTCAAGAAAATACTCATTGCTTTCATTCTCGCAAGTGGACTCGGAATCAGCTTGAATCAACCGCAGACTACGGCAGCAATGACTAAGCATCAGGTAATTACTAACATCAAAAAAGATATTAAGACTATTCACAGCGGACAATTGAAGCAAAATATTGTCGCACACTATAGTGGTCTTAACGAAGCGATTACCTCCACCGCAGCTTTTACCAACAGGCCGCTCTTAATTCATGTCAACAATCAAACTTTATATAATAACAAAACAACCCAGACTGATGAATGGCTGGAACCCGCAACTAAACGCCTCTATACTAGAAGTAACAATCAATGGTACTACAAAAAGTTGCCTGCTAATTATCAAACAGCAGCAAACTCATTGAGCAGCAAAGCTATTAGTAAACCCCTGCAGCAATTTATTAATCAGAGTAGTAAAACTGCCAAACTAAAGAAACATGGTAAGACTTATACCCTAAGTGCCAATATTGCCGACAAAAAGTGGTTCATCAAAACTATCTCTAACTTATTAACTACTAAACTAAATAAAACCCAACTTAAAGACGTTAAAAAACACTTGAAATTCAAAAAAATTCACGTTGTGTTAACAGTAAAAGGCAAAAAGTTAATTGCCGCCAAAGCTAAAGTTAATTTAACCTACGCCAAAGTGCTTAAAGCCACAATTAATGAAAATCTCAGTCAAATTGGTAATTTTAATAATCTAACCTTACCTAGTGCTGTTAAGAACGCCGCCAAACTACCTGCTAATTAA
- a CDS encoding 2,3-diphosphoglycerate-dependent phosphoglycerate mutase: protein MSKLVLIRHGQSEWNLENKFTGWVDVDLSEKGVEEAKNAGKLIKKAGLQFDQAYTSVLTRAIKTLHYALEESGQLWVPETKSWRLNERHYGGLQGLNKKATAEKFGDEQVHIWRRSYDVLPPKIEDSSEFSQVHDRRYADLDPNIIPRTENLKVCLGRVMPFWEDHIAPDLLAGKNVIIAAHGNSLRALTKYIENISDADIMNLEMKTGEPVVYTFDDKLNVTNKEKLD, encoded by the coding sequence ATGTCAAAATTAGTTTTGATTCGTCATGGTCAAAGTGAATGGAACCTTGAAAATAAGTTCACTGGCTGGGTTGATGTTGATTTGTCAGAAAAAGGTGTAGAAGAAGCTAAGAATGCCGGTAAATTGATCAAGAAGGCTGGTTTGCAATTTGACCAAGCCTATACGTCAGTTTTAACGCGTGCGATTAAGACTTTGCACTATGCTTTGGAAGAGAGCGGCCAACTTTGGGTACCAGAGACTAAGTCATGGCGTCTTAACGAGCGTCACTATGGTGGTTTGCAAGGCCTGAACAAGAAGGCAACTGCTGAAAAGTTCGGTGATGAACAAGTACATATTTGGCGTCGTTCATATGATGTTCTGCCACCAAAGATTGAGGATAGTTCAGAATTCAGTCAAGTTCACGACCGTCGTTATGCTGACCTTGACCCGAACATTATTCCACGGACTGAGAACCTGAAGGTTTGCCTTGGCAGAGTTATGCCTTTCTGGGAAGATCATATTGCACCAGACTTACTTGCTGGTAAGAATGTGATTATTGCGGCTCACGGTAACTCATTGCGGGCTTTGACTAAATACATCGAAAACATTTCTGACGCTGACATTATGAATTTGGAAATGAAGACTGGTGAACCAGTTGTTTATACCTTCGATGATAAGTTGAATGTCACTAACAAGGAAAAATTGGATTAA
- a CDS encoding MFS transporter — MKNISHKSIIFKISVLSISLAVMLAPVISPALPLMRFPGVTKAQIDTLSTIPNLAKIFGILACPFLIRIVGQKKTILAGLMGIILLGIIPFFSSSYTVILAARIIVGLAFGIFMPLCTSLIVQLYRTDKNTMAHMMGYQNTIQTLGSALGSFTVGSLVTLGWHQAFLVYLIPIIPIILFSLFVTIDEPKKVSTKKTASKTKFKFTPEIALVCFFMLATLICYMPINFTLPRLIIQEKLGSASTAGVIAGIIQLATMATASLFGFMMKHVGRIVFSIGYLIIMLGYFLTSIANNIPFLLIALIFIGIGNSFCMPFIYNWMALLTDANTATMGQSILMIALNIGTVLSPKIVNGINQIMGSTLPSNIMLICACSDFCLAVIAFLNYLYSKNKVKTIPKLKA, encoded by the coding sequence ATGAAAAATATTTCGCATAAGAGTATTATTTTCAAAATTTCCGTTTTATCAATTTCTCTAGCTGTCATGCTGGCACCTGTAATTTCGCCAGCTTTGCCATTAATGCGTTTTCCCGGAGTCACTAAAGCCCAAATTGATACTCTTTCTACTATTCCTAACTTAGCTAAGATCTTTGGCATTCTCGCCTGCCCATTTTTAATTCGAATTGTTGGCCAAAAAAAGACAATTTTAGCTGGTTTAATGGGAATCATTTTATTAGGAATTATTCCTTTCTTTAGCAGTTCATATACCGTTATTTTAGCCGCAAGAATTATTGTTGGCCTAGCTTTCGGAATTTTCATGCCATTATGTACGAGCTTAATTGTCCAACTATACCGAACAGATAAGAACACAATGGCACACATGATGGGTTACCAAAATACAATTCAAACTTTAGGCAGTGCCTTGGGCTCTTTTACGGTCGGCAGTCTAGTTACTTTAGGCTGGCACCAAGCATTTTTGGTTTACTTAATTCCAATTATTCCCATTATCTTATTTAGCTTATTTGTTACTATTGATGAGCCCAAGAAAGTTAGCACTAAAAAAACAGCTAGCAAGACTAAATTTAAATTCACACCTGAAATTGCATTGGTTTGTTTCTTTATGCTGGCAACCTTAATCTGCTATATGCCGATTAATTTCACTCTGCCTCGCTTAATTATTCAAGAAAAGTTAGGCTCTGCTAGTACTGCTGGTGTAATTGCCGGAATTATTCAGCTGGCAACTATGGCAACGGCGTCCTTATTTGGTTTTATGATGAAGCATGTTGGACGCATTGTTTTTTCAATCGGCTATCTAATCATCATGTTAGGTTACTTTTTAACCTCAATTGCAAATAATATTCCTTTCTTGCTCATTGCTTTGATTTTTATTGGCATTGGCAACAGCTTCTGTATGCCTTTTATTTATAATTGGATGGCACTACTCACAGACGCTAATACAGCAACTATGGGCCAATCTATCTTAATGATTGCTCTTAATATTGGCACCGTGCTTTCGCCCAAAATCGTTAATGGTATTAACCAAATAATGGGCAGCACTCTGCCAAGCAATATTATGTTGATTTGTGCATGCAGTGACTTTTGTCTAGCTGTAATTGCCTTTCTTAATTATCTTTACAGTAAGAACAAAGTTAAAACTATTCCTAAACTCAAGGCTTAA